In Ostrinia nubilalis chromosome 26, ilOstNubi1.1, whole genome shotgun sequence, one genomic interval encodes:
- the LOC135084623 gene encoding protein lines-like, translated as MVWRGHLHCGPANEGMASDQPVKKKQRIDAPDIDEGSDKSAEDVLTEIFDSETPAETSEEFPTRNGGSPDSGTVSEDAVDCSAILRLPNDSSIDIIPSCSNSTPHWNSQDDKLLSELRVLQDALVGQCLCSFDENTVIQLFDRQLNIVSWPLTCSLTYLSTMQLMFDIYLKQNSTGTICSKVMQACDIFVRNRHDWITEVVELADHKSKIVTFVASRVLASFLIVSKDTVDENWLQQIAENIYLFDRINRITVQKINFSLDIIKRIVEWKDVEQHPLEDSNYINSAGTLQVQEDNPFRSSVGYGTSSSSSELPSSTTQSNNLHNAFSNLQTHNAPSTSSTSSDDKPTEERPTTFKLHEPVLKLHSEPPTNDLEESISPEPPQSRIERVNENGCVTVILTDSESFDTSHIKCLTIKTLEHHWPVLVKNMKLLLLRYLNLANAENCILTFFSLWENIISVKANLSVIDTKPFYADLQGFVDLLRNTMLPSLIYTHLLSLFNEVLCYGSTLALQDILPEEICCLAHSIVRFVKDFRLLNDVRVQNSRSGLGFLGPECTVICNYSLGPAVSPLSTTIQLVDQSYGEDENDHSNHTRSEVDKTMLQRMSLLVLKSVAVTVKEMRCDSSDSSIDSSDYNAIQDMQIVERSIRDVLKKLDVFIRNSLEFHPETPFTKMLIHLFSEQDDYLIESMVCTLDITVGIVYRNSMYPDLIPMLNPIASFIEFLKVVSHDSDVLLDYLVSNETCFLLYLLRFLKYVRRNWPKFLETCQQTDLGGSRGLDDTMRVLIRLRLQISRLVSKSLFPYNIGPVLRLLEVCESLYEGNEFS; from the coding sequence ATGGTTTGGAGAGGACACTTGCACTGTGGACCAGCAAATGAAGGTATGGCTTCTGATCAACCCGTGAAGAAGAAACAGCGAATCGATGCTCCTGATATCGACGAAGGCAGCGACAAGTCCGCTGAGGATGTGCTCACGGAGATATTTGACTCGGAGACTCCCGCCGAAACGTCGGAAGAGTTTCCCACACGCAACGGCGGATCACCAGACAGCGGGACAGTGAGTGAGGATGCAGTTGACTGCTCGGCCATCTTGAGGCTACCTAACGATTCCAGCATAGACATAATACCCTCCTGCTCAAATTCCACACCGCATTGGAATTCTCAGGATGACAAGCTGCTATCCGAGCTCAGGGTACTCCAAGATGCTCTTGTTGGACAATGTTTGTGTAGTTTTGATGAGAACACAGTTATTCAACTTTTTGATAGACAACTCAATATAGTTTCTTGGCCGTTGACTTGTTCGTTAACATATTTATCCACAATGCAGCTGATGTTCGATATTTATTTGAAACAAAACAGTACTGGTACTATTTGCTCAAAGGTAATGCAGGCGTGTGATATTTTCGTCAGGAACAGGCATGATTGGATTACCGAAGTTGTTGAATTGGCTGATCATAAGAGTAAGATAGTTACTTTTGTTGCGAGCAGAGTTCTCGCCAGCTTTCTAATTGTTTCAAAGGATACAGTAGATGAGAACTGGCTGCAGCAAATAGCTGAGAATATTTACCTGTTTGATAGAATCAACAGGATAACAGTACAAAAGATAAATTTCAGTCTTGACATAATCAAGAGGATAGTTGAATGGAAGGATGTTGAGCAACATCCTCTAGAAGACAGTAATTACATAAACTCAGCTGGAACCTTGCAGGTCCAAGAAGATAACCCTTTCAGGAGTAGTGTGGGATACGGCACGAGCAGCAGTAGTTCAGAATTGCCGTCCTCAACCACACAGAGTAATAACTTACACAATGCCTTTTCTAATTTGCAAACGCATAATGCCCCTTCcacttcatcaacatcatcagaTGATAAACCAACAGAAGAGAGGCCAACAACATTCAAATTGCATGAGCCAGTATTGAAATTGCACTCTGAACCGCCTACAAATGACTTGGAGGAGTCAATATCCCCTGAACCACCACAGTCGAGGATAGAAAGGGTAAATGAAAATGGTTGTGTCACTGTAATCCTCACCGATTCAGAATCCTTTGACACATCGCACATAAAATGCCTAACAATTAAAACGTTAGAACACCATTGGCCAGTCCTGGTGAAAAACATGAAACTGCTACTCCTGAGGTACCTGAATTTAGCAAATGCTGAAAACTGTATACTTACATTTTTCTCTCTGTGGGAGAACATAATTAGTGTGAAAGCGAATCTCTCCGTTATAGACACGAAACCTTTCTATGCTGACTTGCAAGGTTTTGTGGACTTACTACGAAATACAATGCTGCCAAGTCTCATTTATACTCATTTGCTTAGTTTATTCAATGAAGTTTTATGTTATGGTTCCACTTTGGCTTTACAAGATATCTTGCCTGAGGAGATTTGCTGTCTAGCTCACTCTATAGTAAGATTTGTCAAGGATTTTAGGCTGCTAAACGATGTGCGAGTACAAAACAGCAGAAGTGGCCTTGGTTTCTTAGGTCCCGAATGCACAGTAATCTGTAACTATTCTTTAGGGCCTGCAGTAAGCCCATTGTCCACCACAATTCAATTGGTCGATCAAAGTTACGGAGAGGACGAAAATGATCATTCAAATCACACAAGAAGTGAAGTGGACAAGACAATGTTGCAAAGAATGTCTCTGCTAGTACTCAAGTCGGTTGCTGTAACTGTGAAAGAAATGCGTTGCGATTCCTCTGACAGTTCTATTGATTCGTCAGATTATAACGCGATACAAGACATGCAGATCGTGGAGCGATCCATCAGAGATGTGTTGAAAAAGCTTGATGTTTTTATTAGAAACAGCCTAGAGTTCCACCCAGAAACACcatttacaaaaatgttaataCATCTTTTCAGTGAACAGGATGACTATCTTATTGAATCCATGGTATGCACACTGGACATAACCGTTGGTATTGTATACAGAAATTCTATGTATCCAGACCTCATTCCCATGTTGAATCCAATTGCTTCATTTATAGAATTCCTAAAAGTGGTTTCCCATGACAGTGATGTCTTGCTGGATTACCTGGTGAGTAACGAAACATGCTTTTTGCTATATTTGCTCAGATTTTTAAAGTACGTGAGGAGGAACTGGCCTAAATTCCTTGAAACGTGCCAGCAAACTGATCTAGGTGGCTCAAGAGGACTTGATGACACAATGAGAGTGTTGATTCGACTACGATTACAAATCAGCAGACTGGTATCAAAGTCTCTTTTCCCGTACAATATTGGGCCAGTCCTAAGATTGCTGGAAGTATGTGAGAGCTTGTATGAAGGCAATGAATTTAGCTGA